The genomic stretch GGTAAATCTTCAATAGCAAACTTGTTTTGGCAGTATTTTGAaattataacaacaaaaacaacaaaaacaacaaaaacaacaaaaacaacaaaaacaacaaaaacaacaaaaacaacaaaaacaacgaaaacaacaaaaaacaacaaaaacaaaaacaacaaaacaacaaaaacaacaaaacaacaaaaacaacaaaaacaacaaaagcaacaaaaacaacaaaaacaacaaaaacaacaaaaacaacaaaaacaacaaaagcaacaaaaacaacaaaaacaacaaaaacaacaaaaacaacaaaaacaacaaaaacaacaaaaacaacaaaaacaacaaaaacaacaaaaacaacaaaacaacaaaaacaacaaaagcaacaaaagcaacaaaaacaacaaaaacaacaaaaacaacaaaaacaacaaaacaacaaaaacaacaaaagcaacaaaaacaacaaaaacaacaaaaacaacaaaaacaacaaaaacaacaaaagcaacaaaaacaacaaaaacaacaaaaacaacaaaaacaacaaaaacaacaaaaacaacaaaaacaacaaaaacaacaaaagcaacaaaaacaacaaaaacaacaaaaacaacaaaaacaacaaaaacaacaaaaacaacaaaacaacaaaaacaacaaaagcaacaaaaacaacaaaaacaacaaaaacaacaaaagcaacaaaaacaacaaaaacaacaaaaacaacaaaaacaacaaaaacaacaaaaacaacaaaacaacaaaaacaacaaaagcaacaaaaacaacaaaaacaacaaaaacaacaaaaacaacaaaagcaacaaaagcaacaaaaacaacaaaagcaacaaaaacaacaaaaacaacaaaaacaacaaaaacaacaaaaacaacaaaaacaacaaaaacaacaaaagcaacaaaaacaacaaaaacaacaaaaacaacaaaagcaataaaaacaacaaaaacaacaaaagcaacaaaag from Hydractinia symbiolongicarpus strain clone_291-10 chromosome 12, HSymV2.1, whole genome shotgun sequence encodes the following:
- the LOC130621194 gene encoding protein kinase 4-like; protein product: QQKQQKQQKQQKQQKQQKQQKQQKQRKQQKTTKTKTTKQQKQQNNKNNKNNKSNKNNKNNKNNKNNKNNKSNKNNKNNKNNKNNKNNKNNKNNKNNKNNKNNKTTKTTKATKATKTTKTTKTTKTTKQQKQQKQQKQQKQQKQQKQQKQQKQQKQQKQQKQQKQQKQQKQQKQQKQQKQQKQQKQQKQQKQQKQQKQQNNKNNKSNKNNKNNKNNKSNKNNKNNKNNKNNKNNKNNKTTKTTKATKTTKTTKTTKTTKATKATKTTKATKTTKTTKTTKTTKTTKTTKTTKATKTTKTTKTTKAIKTTKTTKATKATKTTKATKATKTTKTTKTTKTTKTTKTTKTTKTTTTTIKAKTAKARAKTKTTIKNKFTQLRKVVSSLRIRIIKKLPQFTLFQ